Proteins co-encoded in one Saprospira grandis genomic window:
- a CDS encoding ABC transporter ATP-binding protein: protein MDSSLLKLEAVYKQYAGHTAVNDLSFELSRGQIFGLLGPNGAGKSSLIRMICAITKADKGQIFFDGKLVGPKTQRKIGYMPEERGLYKKMRVSEQIMYLARLKGLSKKEAKKRMTAWLQRFDIEDWKKKRIEELSKGMQQKIQFIVTVIHEPELLILDEPFSGLDPLNSQIIREEIYRLKEEGSTILFSTHRMEQVEQICEQILLINKGEKLFLGKVAEVKERFKKNEFLIQTQGPAANDFAQAFELLDQGEDWLKIRLQEAQTSAELFAAVVDAGLPIRRFEEILPSLQEIFIEMVQE from the coding sequence TTGGATAGTAGTTTATTAAAATTGGAAGCCGTTTATAAGCAATATGCTGGGCATACGGCCGTAAACGACCTAAGCTTTGAGCTAAGTAGGGGCCAGATTTTTGGCCTTTTAGGGCCGAATGGAGCAGGGAAAAGCTCTTTAATTCGGATGATTTGTGCCATTACTAAGGCCGATAAAGGCCAGATTTTCTTTGATGGCAAGCTAGTTGGACCAAAAACGCAGCGCAAAATTGGCTATATGCCCGAAGAGCGCGGCCTGTATAAAAAAATGCGGGTGAGCGAGCAAATTATGTATTTGGCCCGCCTCAAAGGGCTCTCGAAAAAAGAGGCCAAAAAACGAATGACCGCCTGGCTGCAACGCTTTGATATTGAAGATTGGAAAAAGAAACGGATTGAGGAATTGTCTAAGGGCATGCAGCAAAAAATCCAGTTTATTGTGACCGTGATCCACGAGCCCGAACTCTTGATTTTGGACGAACCCTTTTCGGGCCTCGACCCCCTCAATAGCCAAATTATTCGAGAAGAAATTTACCGCCTCAAAGAGGAGGGCAGCACCATTTTGTTTTCTACCCACCGTATGGAGCAAGTGGAGCAAATCTGCGAGCAAATTTTGCTCATCAACAAGGGCGAAAAATTATTTTTGGGCAAGGTAGCCGAGGTAAAAGAGCGCTTTAAGAAAAACGAATTTTTGATCCAAACTCAAGGCCCAGCCGCTAATGATTTTGCGCAGGCTTTTGAGCTCTTGGACCAAGGCGAAGATTGGCTGAAAATCCGTCTGCAAGAAGCGCAAACAAGCGCAGAACTTTTTGCGGCTGTAGTGGATGCAGGCCTGCCAATACGGCGTTTTGAGGAGATTTTGCCTAGCTTGCAAGAGATATTTATCGAAATGGTACAGGAATAA
- a CDS encoding DUF4258 domain-containing protein: MRYFYFLVLLFCLGACQLEMQEGAGQEIASQPDEPAKRSILKKDFDYEDLEFKGQPLRMTKHGRCRSACRHIDAYEIQEILEKGKINYKKTRPNDQPCPSFAYEGISRDGQKLRVVIGACETDPRVITVIDLGKKWSCSCK, encoded by the coding sequence ATGAGATACTTTTATTTTTTAGTTTTATTATTTTGTTTGGGCGCTTGCCAACTAGAGATGCAAGAAGGCGCTGGCCAAGAAATAGCCAGCCAGCCAGATGAGCCAGCCAAAAGAAGTATACTAAAAAAGGACTTTGATTATGAGGACCTAGAATTTAAGGGACAGCCTTTGCGCATGACCAAACATGGCCGCTGCCGCTCTGCTTGTCGACATATTGATGCCTACGAAATTCAGGAAATTTTAGAAAAAGGCAAAATCAATTATAAAAAAACAAGACCCAATGACCAACCTTGTCCCTCTTTTGCCTATGAAGGCATTAGCCGAGATGGCCAAAAGCTGCGGGTGGTAATTGGCGCTTGTGAAACCGACCCTAGAGTAATTACGGTAATTGATTTGGGCAAAAAATGGTCTTGTAGCTGTAAGTAG
- a CDS encoding sigma 54-interacting transcriptional regulator has protein sequence MHKKKVLYLALSNRQALADLFPILQALAQKGVGSLARPRGRLLFQLEKWKKRSTFVFDQLHIFYSALPSSQEESSQKALSRLLGLKPKADIAEIISHYDGLNELKKASLAEDFMAILAQLSVEKQWLFWAGKEACLGPYHKGRIFFHPLNGELSSACLLSLEKQIEANQSSDIFCWDNPAFGPWYLCCQLLIEQELLSSANYLFQALEDEKGQLILGRVQDKLLPKLREQLLPKLPRAAEIDLVQSELQTYLKQGFSILLLGERGSGKNYHLEQLKTILGDIPRLHALEIAEEEDLLSAQLFDEQTGFFEEANGGALIIEEVQELNTKAQIRLMQAISTDRNNYFRGDGEGRRYQFRLIFTSSLPLEELKKALLPRFFDRIAQLRLNLTALRNQPHKIISAWQSVWKKMRFAMPCPDAAEFLLWLQQQELKGNYRDLEQIAIAYKAFFDFPEELQKRKGPEVLDWLKKEFDQPLSGTADLPQQAILNYLLPAEAFLKTEPNLGNKLLNRFRLLLLEWTKEVESPHDFLGISPKTAYNWKSAADKEPPSF, from the coding sequence ATGCACAAGAAAAAAGTCCTTTACCTGGCCTTGTCTAATCGGCAAGCCCTAGCCGATTTATTTCCCATTTTACAAGCTTTGGCCCAAAAAGGAGTGGGCAGCTTGGCCCGGCCAAGAGGGCGGCTGCTGTTTCAGTTGGAGAAATGGAAGAAGCGTTCTACCTTCGTTTTTGACCAACTACATATTTTTTATTCGGCCTTGCCCAGCAGCCAAGAAGAAAGCAGCCAAAAGGCCCTAAGCCGCTTGTTGGGCCTAAAACCAAAAGCAGATATAGCGGAAATTATTAGCCATTACGACGGCCTAAATGAACTGAAAAAAGCCAGCCTAGCCGAGGATTTTATGGCCATTTTAGCGCAGTTGTCTGTAGAAAAACAATGGCTGTTTTGGGCTGGAAAAGAGGCCTGTCTAGGGCCTTATCATAAGGGGCGTATATTTTTTCATCCCCTAAATGGCGAGCTCTCTTCTGCCTGTTTGCTGAGCCTAGAAAAACAAATTGAAGCAAATCAATCTAGTGATATTTTCTGTTGGGATAATCCCGCTTTCGGCCCCTGGTACCTCTGCTGCCAATTACTGATCGAACAAGAGCTGTTGTCGAGCGCCAATTATTTGTTTCAAGCCCTAGAAGACGAAAAAGGACAGCTAATTTTGGGGCGGGTGCAAGATAAATTATTGCCCAAACTCAGAGAGCAGTTGTTGCCCAAATTGCCTAGGGCTGCAGAGATAGACCTTGTTCAGTCCGAATTGCAAACCTATCTCAAGCAGGGCTTTTCTATTCTGCTTTTAGGCGAAAGAGGAAGCGGAAAAAATTATCATTTAGAGCAATTGAAAACAATTTTAGGCGATATTCCCCGCCTGCATGCTCTAGAAATAGCCGAGGAGGAGGACCTCTTGTCTGCCCAACTTTTTGATGAACAAACTGGCTTTTTTGAAGAGGCCAATGGGGGCGCCCTGATTATTGAGGAGGTGCAAGAGCTGAACACAAAGGCCCAAATTCGCCTCATGCAGGCCATTTCTACCGATCGAAATAATTATTTTCGGGGAGATGGAGAGGGCCGACGCTATCAGTTTCGCCTCATTTTTACTAGCAGCCTGCCCTTAGAGGAGCTGAAAAAGGCCCTTTTACCCCGCTTTTTTGACCGAATTGCGCAGCTTCGGCTTAACTTAACCGCCTTGAGAAATCAACCGCATAAAATTATTAGCGCCTGGCAATCGGTCTGGAAAAAAATGCGCTTTGCAATGCCTTGCCCCGATGCAGCAGAATTTCTCCTTTGGCTGCAACAACAAGAACTAAAGGGAAATTACCGAGATCTAGAACAGATCGCCATCGCTTATAAGGCCTTTTTTGATTTTCCCGAAGAGCTGCAAAAACGAAAAGGTCCAGAGGTACTCGATTGGCTCAAAAAAGAGTTTGACCAGCCGCTATCTGGAACAGCTGATCTGCCACAACAAGCCATTCTAAATTATTTACTTCCTGCAGAGGCCTTTTTGAAAACAGAACCTAATTTAGGCAATAAGCTGCTCAACCGCTTTCGCCTTCTTTTACTAGAATGGACCAAAGAGGTAGAATCTCCCCATGATTTTTTGGGAATCAGCCCAAAAACAGCCTATAACTGGAAAAGTGCAGCCGATAAAGAGCCACCTAGCTTTTAA
- a CDS encoding glycosyltransferase family 2 protein, with the protein MLSILIPNYNYEVGPLLQELLRQMQAENMALELICMDDGSAEPYRQQLRELSGHPFLQKVFLEKNIGRAAIRNRLAQLASQPYLLYLDADSWPSSPRFLAQYLDHLGPWVLVGGREYAPACPAAKFSLHWNYGRSREVRPLAGRQAQPYASFMSNNFALPRAWALAQPFEEQLKQYGHEDSLWGWQLAQEKKEIRQIDNAVIHLGLDENTAFLAKSKQAVENLHFLSTTAAFPMLDDIKLWRVWKKVQFFAPLLAHLHRIMHKSWEKQLFAPQPSLKLFDFYRLSYLALYRQTAKNKRT; encoded by the coding sequence ATGCTTTCAATACTGATCCCCAATTACAATTATGAGGTAGGTCCATTATTGCAGGAGCTTTTGCGGCAGATGCAGGCCGAGAATATGGCCTTAGAGTTAATTTGTATGGACGATGGCTCTGCGGAGCCTTATCGGCAGCAGTTGAGGGAGTTGTCGGGGCATCCTTTTTTGCAGAAGGTTTTCCTAGAAAAAAATATTGGGCGGGCGGCCATTCGCAACCGTTTGGCCCAACTGGCTAGCCAGCCTTATTTATTGTATTTGGATGCCGACAGTTGGCCCAGTTCGCCTAGATTTTTGGCCCAATACCTCGATCATTTGGGGCCTTGGGTGCTGGTTGGGGGGAGAGAATACGCCCCAGCTTGTCCCGCCGCCAAATTTAGTTTGCATTGGAACTATGGCCGAAGTCGAGAAGTACGTCCTTTGGCAGGGCGTCAAGCGCAGCCTTATGCCTCTTTTATGAGCAATAATTTTGCTTTGCCTCGGGCTTGGGCTTTGGCCCAACCTTTTGAGGAGCAGCTCAAGCAGTATGGGCATGAAGACAGCCTTTGGGGCTGGCAATTGGCCCAAGAAAAAAAAGAGATTCGACAAATAGATAATGCCGTCATTCATTTGGGCCTAGATGAAAATACGGCCTTTTTGGCCAAGTCTAAGCAGGCCGTAGAAAACCTGCATTTTTTGTCTACTACAGCCGCTTTTCCTATGTTAGACGATATAAAGCTTTGGCGGGTTTGGAAGAAGGTCCAGTTTTTTGCCCCTTTATTGGCTCATCTACACCGAATTATGCACAAAAGTTGGGAAAAGCAGTTGTTTGCGCCTCAGCCCTCCCTAAAACTATTTGATTTTTATCGGCTCTCTTATTTGGCTTTGTATAGACAAACAGCCAAAAATAAAAGGACCTGA
- a CDS encoding serine hydrolase domain-containing protein, with protein sequence MQKTTTLFFSFSFIFILLSACTFSRIGLHMMPAVSDYKLFPKDTIFAAASPSASFVEAQNPNILPPLAHWVPKDYRKGEENWAQFMKKSHSTAFLVLRNDSLLFEDYANGHKKYEPQVVFSISKAITALLVGIAIGEGKISAEQPVSDFIPEFSDPERRGIKIFHLLNMVSGIDFKDERDFGKLSVLYYNNDQDKYIRNFDAVEHRPGTHFAYKSLATQILSSCLETATGQSVGDYLSDKLWQPMGMECPALLTVDSREAGNQRAFGGFALCSRDLLRLGQLLLHKGNWQGQQLVPKDFIEQIINRKEDGRAYWGYRNCFWRNGDLEKGIFQDRDFFASGYLGQFIYVNPDRNLVVIRQGKKENFLWRYVFNRLARSLDGESTDLNDHCQNFSAQFEGIYAAKDGEEIQLIEQKDKKGNSFWIWKGPKEKKQKLKRFDGLCIGKRNLRTKKRLIFNKIGNSIQGFHLDNQDQVDLKYYQKKSSISLKGRKALMAEF encoded by the coding sequence ATGCAAAAAACCACTACCCTTTTCTTCAGTTTTAGCTTTATTTTTATCCTCCTATCGGCCTGTACCTTTAGCCGAATTGGGCTGCACATGATGCCCGCCGTTTCCGACTACAAGCTGTTTCCCAAAGATACTATTTTTGCGGCGGCTTCTCCTTCTGCCTCCTTTGTAGAGGCGCAAAACCCCAATATTTTGCCCCCTTTGGCCCATTGGGTGCCCAAGGATTACCGCAAAGGGGAGGAAAATTGGGCGCAGTTTATGAAAAAAAGCCATAGTACGGCCTTTTTGGTCCTTCGCAATGATAGTTTGCTCTTTGAGGATTATGCCAATGGACATAAAAAATATGAGCCGCAGGTCGTTTTTTCTATCTCTAAAGCCATTACGGCTTTGTTAGTCGGCATTGCCATTGGCGAGGGAAAAATCTCAGCCGAACAGCCCGTTTCTGACTTTATTCCCGAATTTTCGGATCCCGAACGCCGAGGCATTAAGATTTTTCATTTGCTCAATATGGTTTCGGGTATTGATTTTAAGGATGAACGAGATTTTGGCAAACTGTCGGTCCTCTATTATAATAATGACCAAGATAAATATATTCGGAATTTTGATGCCGTAGAGCATCGGCCGGGGACGCATTTTGCCTATAAATCGCTAGCCACCCAGATTTTATCGAGCTGTTTGGAGACCGCCACCGGCCAAAGCGTGGGCGATTATCTATCGGACAAACTTTGGCAGCCGATGGGCATGGAATGCCCCGCCCTACTTACCGTAGATAGCCGAGAAGCCGGTAACCAAAGGGCTTTTGGCGGCTTTGCCCTTTGCTCTAGAGATTTGCTCCGCCTTGGCCAACTACTGCTGCACAAAGGCAATTGGCAGGGCCAACAATTGGTCCCCAAAGATTTTATTGAACAAATTATTAACCGCAAAGAAGATGGCCGCGCCTACTGGGGCTACCGCAACTGCTTTTGGCGAAATGGAGACCTAGAAAAGGGCATTTTTCAGGATCGCGACTTTTTTGCCTCTGGCTATTTGGGCCAATTTATTTATGTCAATCCCGACAGAAATTTAGTCGTCATCCGACAAGGAAAAAAAGAAAATTTCCTCTGGCGATATGTCTTTAACCGCCTAGCCAGAAGCCTAGATGGCGAAAGTACGGACCTGAACGACCACTGCCAGAATTTTTCGGCCCAATTTGAAGGCATTTATGCCGCCAAAGATGGAGAAGAAATTCAACTGATTGAACAAAAAGATAAAAAAGGAAACAGTTTCTGGATCTGGAAGGGGCCCAAAGAGAAAAAACAAAAACTCAAACGATTTGATGGCCTTTGTATTGGTAAAAGAAATTTAAGGACCAAAAAACGCCTAATTTTCAACAAAATAGGCAATAGTATCCAAGGGTTTCACCTAGATAATCAAGATCAGGTGGACCTCAAGTATTACCAAAAGAAATCAAGTATATCTCTTAAGGGCCGAAAAGCCCTGATGGCCGAATTTTAA